One part of the Candidatus Poribacteria bacterium genome encodes these proteins:
- a CDS encoding GIY-YIG nuclease family protein — translation MVNIGKQLINNCVGELQRGNPFKLEVIAFIEFPSESEAKTQEKKLHAHFKDLCHKGEWHHDAPALRDYIRNHATAYESTHAKLQGISLPRGKC, via the coding sequence TTGGTAAATATCGGAAAACAACTAATAAATAATTGTGTGGGTGAGTTACAGCGCGGTAATCCTTTTAAGTTGGAGGTCATCGCCTTTATCGAGTTTCCATCTGAATCTGAAGCAAAAACCCAAGAGAAAAAGTTGCACGCTCATTTTAAAGATTTGTGCCATAAAGGTGAATGGCATCATGATGCTCCGGCATTGCGTGATTATATCAGAAACCACGCAACCGCGTATGAGTCCACTCATGCGAAATTGCAAGGGATTTCGCTGCCACGCGGAAAATGTTGA
- a CDS encoding GMC oxidoreductase, translating to MTLKLTRRQFIQRTALTGLSIGTGAALSGCDPLETVIAPPTPVETADEVRALIIGSGFGGAVAALRLGQAGIQTMLLEQGRRWPIAQIPFSRFIPPDGRSTWLRTKTVMPFGPAFPITKYTGVLDRIDYDNIKVYRGTAVGGGSIVYGGISVAPPENLFYQIFPREISYPAMATYYERVKQILGVSTAPPDIEAQLYYDYVRVFTKHAGAAGLDIAPVEQATDWDIIRSEIAGTVEPSAIIGEVIYGNNSGCKNSLDQNYLPMAEATGYVTIHPLHRVVDISQKNNGKYELTVENIDETGKVIKIKKITTTSLFLAAGAVGTPELLVKARDSGTLPHLSETVGQGWGTNGNVMFTRSVKEATGKMQGGPVIKTILDYQNSETPNSIESVFFPIGQDCNCLLHLLLALDTERGEFFYDPGTNTVKLEWPADGNQQAVRAAVDVADRLNTANGGTLGPPESGISAILPDVTSDFTYHPLGGMVIGTACDFHGRVHNYPNLYVVDGSLLPGSCATANPSLTIAALAERNMETILNEDFV from the coding sequence ATGACTTTAAAACTGACACGCAGGCAATTTATACAACGCACTGCTTTAACTGGACTCTCTATAGGCACTGGAGCCGCACTCTCAGGGTGTGATCCCTTGGAAACAGTTATCGCACCCCCAACACCTGTAGAAACCGCGGATGAAGTCCGCGCACTTATCATCGGAAGCGGATTTGGCGGGGCAGTCGCCGCCTTGAGATTAGGACAAGCCGGTATACAAACAATGCTCTTAGAACAAGGCAGACGGTGGCCAATCGCACAAATACCCTTTAGCCGTTTTATACCGCCTGACGGACGTTCAACGTGGCTACGGACAAAAACTGTTATGCCTTTCGGTCCAGCGTTTCCTATCACAAAATACACAGGTGTATTAGACCGCATAGACTATGATAACATCAAAGTCTACAGAGGCACAGCGGTTGGCGGCGGCTCTATCGTCTACGGCGGCATCTCTGTGGCTCCACCTGAAAATCTATTTTACCAAATTTTTCCCCGTGAAATATCCTACCCCGCAATGGCTACCTACTACGAACGCGTAAAACAGATCCTTGGAGTCTCAACAGCACCCCCCGATATTGAAGCACAATTATATTATGACTATGTTCGCGTGTTTACCAAGCATGCCGGTGCAGCAGGTTTAGACATCGCGCCCGTTGAGCAGGCGACAGACTGGGATATAATCCGTTCAGAAATCGCTGGCACCGTAGAACCATCTGCCATCATAGGAGAGGTTATCTATGGCAACAATAGCGGGTGTAAAAACAGCCTGGACCAAAACTATCTACCCATGGCAGAAGCGACCGGCTATGTGACGATCCATCCGTTACATAGGGTGGTCGATATATCTCAGAAAAACAACGGTAAATACGAATTAACCGTCGAGAATATAGATGAAACCGGTAAAGTTATTAAAATCAAAAAGATTACCACGACATCCCTATTTTTAGCAGCAGGTGCCGTGGGGACCCCCGAGTTATTGGTGAAGGCGCGGGATTCAGGCACACTGCCCCATCTCAGTGAAACCGTCGGACAAGGATGGGGAACAAACGGCAATGTCATGTTCACACGTTCCGTAAAAGAGGCGACAGGAAAAATGCAAGGCGGCCCCGTTATCAAAACAATCTTAGATTATCAGAATTCAGAAACGCCAAATAGTATTGAATCCGTCTTCTTTCCTATAGGGCAAGATTGCAACTGTTTACTCCACCTCTTATTGGCTTTAGATACAGAACGCGGGGAATTTTTCTATGACCCCGGCACAAACACCGTCAAATTAGAATGGCCAGCGGACGGTAACCAGCAAGCAGTCCGGGCAGCGGTAGATGTCGCAGACCGTTTGAACACCGCAAACGGCGGGACACTCGGACCTCCTGAATCCGGTATATCCGCCATACTGCCCGACGTAACATCCGATTTCACATACCATCCATTAGGCGGAATGGTCATCGGGACAGCCTGCGACTTCCACGGCAGAGTCCATAATTACCCCAATCTGTATGTCGTAGACGGCTCCTTATTACCCGGTTCTTGTGCCACTGCAAACCCATCCCTAACAATCGCCGCTTTAGCCGAGCGAAATATGGAGACAATCCTGAACGAAGATTTTGTTTGA
- a CDS encoding SDR family NAD(P)-dependent oxidoreductase: MGKKNILRVDKETLSKDISGNVYIVTGANSGVGLETTRQLVTQGGHVIMACRRPEAAQEVANTFNGLNGTYEIMKLDLADLQSVRDFVTQFLKQYDKLDGLVCNAGLMTMGNKVERTKDGFEIAIGVSYFGHFLLTELLLDLLKKSTPSRMVILSSVMHAGSEKNRPDVHLEDLNFNTRKFNNFAAYAEAKVAVTLYAMELAKRLEGTGVTTVSVHPGWARSNFGGKGLITRIMRVVMLPLNPFITESNEEASQTSLHCLLSDDVPKHSGAYFSQRSVLYRDKECKNGGWPMTSPNPNAKNMDTAKKLVDLSYKLVGLKE, translated from the coding sequence ATGGGTAAAAAGAATATATTGCGGGTTGACAAAGAGACCCTCTCAAAAGACATTAGCGGAAACGTTTATATCGTAACAGGTGCTAATTCTGGTGTCGGTCTTGAAACCACAAGACAATTGGTCACGCAAGGTGGACACGTCATAATGGCTTGCAGAAGGCCAGAAGCTGCACAGGAAGTCGCTAACACTTTTAACGGATTAAACGGCACTTATGAAATCATGAAATTAGACCTCGCCGACCTCCAGTCCGTTAGGGATTTTGTTACCCAATTCCTAAAGCAATATGATAAACTCGATGGGTTAGTCTGCAACGCAGGACTCATGACCATGGGCAACAAAGTAGAACGCACCAAAGATGGATTTGAGATCGCAATAGGCGTGAGTTATTTCGGTCATTTCCTTCTTACCGAATTACTCCTTGACCTATTGAAGAAAAGTACACCATCGAGAATGGTGATTCTTTCATCCGTTATGCACGCCGGAAGCGAAAAAAACCGGCCCGATGTGCATTTGGAAGACCTCAATTTTAACACCCGGAAATTCAATAATTTTGCTGCGTATGCCGAAGCGAAAGTTGCGGTTACACTGTATGCAATGGAACTCGCAAAGAGACTTGAAGGCACAGGTGTCACAACTGTTTCCGTTCACCCAGGGTGGGCGCGATCAAACTTTGGTGGTAAAGGTTTGATAACGAGAATCATGAGAGTGGTGATGCTACCACTGAACCCTTTTATCACCGAAAGCAATGAGGAGGCCTCCCAAACATCACTTCACTGTCTGCTCTCTGACGATGTGCCAAAACATTCAGGCGCGTATTTTAGCCAAAGAAGTGTGCTTTACAGGGACAAAGAATGCAAAAATGGCGGTTGGCCTATGACATCGCCAAATCCAAATGCCAAAAACATGGATACCGCGAAAAAATTAGTTGATCTCAGTTATAAATTGGTTGGATTGAAAGAGTAG
- a CDS encoding leucine-rich repeat domain-containing protein, giving the protein MKGIKPIFSIFILIATALSASAQQELAQQAYLILENRCLDCHGPNGAFTENLVIDSATGLVDTGAIVPGQPLTSNLYTRLITTDTAKRMPLGQPPLDDAALQIISDWIAAGAPNWQTQHDVTFIPTDALLSEIQQHLQTLNIFDQPFARYFTMTHLYNAGETLEAHNAYQIALAKLVNSLSWGFDIHNPIPIDDAETIFYIDLRNYEWDIRDAWTQIENVYPYAITFDEQTQAGLHTKLATLQQTMNAEVPFVHVDWFLATASLPPLYHNILQLPETEPELERALGVDAERNLLRDPGRRVWRAGTNDSGVSNHNRVVERHTSRYGAYWKSHDFAGSAATQNIFTNPLDFQRDGGEVIFNLPNGLQGYYIADKSGNRIDVAPTEIVSNPAASDPAVHNGLSCIGCHTEGMKTITDQVRTVIEQTVNPPFDKDYALLLYVPQERIDALLAEDTARYKTALEETGGVFGGIEPVHRFYEAFQDALEAPDAAGAVGLQTDVFLTQISQKSSLQNLGLTALTGGGSVKRDAWTQNFSEIITALQSPDTPVTTTPDTVRPIPPTPGRTVQFPDPNLRAAIADALGKAPGDPITVAEIATLKRLDANNKDISDLTGLESAMNLRWLAFSHNTVSDLSPIAKLTNLTFLWFEGSRQVSDISPLTRLTNLEKLHFSSNSVSDLSPIKGLINLTHLEFNWTSVSDLSILVELSNLEWFRMWGHAVSDLSPLAELTKLEWVEICGGRVSDLTPLAGLTRLKRLAITQEPLVDISPLAELTHLEKLYLEKNEISDISSLARLTNLRELRLQNNKIFDISPLARLTNLQELNLQDNLISDISPLAGLNNLGKLDLRDNPVSDLSHLEELFKNPNIEIFTTEVYFTDPNLRAAIAEELNKTQRDPITTEEMATLQYLFAGDKNISDLTGLEFAKNLIVLGIGDNPLSDLSPLASLTKLRELHFHDTEVADLSPLSGLLELEIIDVSETRIRSLAPLAGLKNLQKLDTVGADITDLSPLAGLTKLTRLRLYAIKATDLSPLKGLTKLKWLGLTHNDHITDFLPLSRLTELRHLDLFNTHIVDVSPLSGLVNLETLILSENRIVDVSPLASLRNLKTLELHVNNISDFSPLDPIRETIEVFTWYSNPGFPQGGPKIAGPWLWLTLPANRGEDILLTDYLAKASNSKITEQQIATFGALDGAAIGESVWSVGTLEPYKADGKWSNVKNLKRLLDAQGAIELSDGEDFVVYGSITLYAPRTQQTKIFIGASEPRKVYLNGKLVHEDDADHNARSWAYDYQTFFPITLQPGKNVLLIKLGDEWDNDILSLFFGLEPDTEYKIFNPSVGYSFSDSKIHVGDTFTLDLSAENVFDLAGWQFDIAFDPAVLEAIEVNEGDFLKESSGTTFFQKGTIDNATGKIIKLSSARLNEDGVAGTGTLLSVTFTAKAAGETRLSLNNFQLGSVTGEAINAGPHEFVFTIDGQLATGDVNRDGQVSVLDLILVSRHLGEDAAASPQADVNNDGIINIQDLIVVAQHLGESTDAAAPAVITAINNGELTPAIIETWIEKAHLENDGSLAFQQGIANLQRLLAVLIPEEMALLANYPNPFNPETWIPYQLAKPAEVTLTFYAANGAVVRTFALGHQAAGMYHSRSRAAYWDGRNEVGEPVASGVYFYTLRAGDFSATRRMLIRK; this is encoded by the coding sequence ATGAAGGGCATCAAACCCATTTTCAGCATTTTCATACTCATCGCAACCGCACTCTCAGCATCCGCACAACAGGAACTCGCACAACAGGCATATCTCATCTTAGAAAACAGATGCCTCGACTGCCACGGCCCCAACGGTGCCTTCACAGAAAACCTCGTTATCGACTCCGCCACAGGACTCGTCGATACAGGTGCCATCGTCCCAGGGCAACCCCTCACCTCTAATCTCTACACACGGCTCATCACAACAGACACAGCAAAACGCATGCCACTCGGACAACCACCCCTCGATGACGCAGCCCTTCAGATCATCAGCGACTGGATCGCAGCAGGCGCGCCCAACTGGCAGACGCAACACGACGTGACGTTCATACCGACAGACGCTCTGCTCTCTGAAATCCAACAACACCTCCAGACGCTGAACATCTTTGACCAACCCTTCGCGCGCTACTTCACGATGACGCATCTCTATAATGCCGGCGAAACCCTTGAAGCACACAACGCCTATCAAATCGCACTCGCAAAACTCGTCAACAGCCTCTCCTGGGGGTTTGATATACACAATCCGATCCCTATTGATGATGCCGAGACGATCTTCTACATCGACCTCCGCAACTACGAATGGGACATCCGAGACGCATGGACACAGATCGAAAACGTCTACCCCTACGCCATCACCTTCGATGAACAGACGCAAGCTGGACTGCATACAAAACTCGCTACCCTCCAACAGACAATGAACGCAGAGGTGCCGTTCGTCCATGTAGACTGGTTTCTCGCCACCGCCTCGCTACCGCCGCTCTACCACAACATCTTGCAACTCCCCGAAACGGAGCCCGAACTTGAACGCGCCTTAGGCGTGGATGCCGAACGGAATCTGTTGAGAGACCCAGGTCGCCGCGTCTGGCGTGCCGGCACAAACGACTCCGGTGTCTCGAATCACAACCGCGTCGTAGAACGGCATACCTCGCGCTACGGTGCCTATTGGAAGAGCCACGACTTCGCAGGCAGCGCAGCCACACAGAACATCTTCACAAACCCACTTGACTTTCAACGTGACGGTGGCGAAGTCATCTTCAACCTGCCTAACGGTCTCCAGGGATACTACATCGCAGATAAATCCGGGAACCGGATAGACGTTGCGCCGACCGAGATCGTCTCTAATCCGGCGGCGAGCGACCCCGCGGTTCACAACGGCTTGTCCTGCATCGGGTGCCATACGGAAGGCATGAAAACCATTACAGACCAAGTCCGAACGGTTATTGAACAGACGGTGAACCCCCCGTTCGATAAAGATTACGCCCTGCTTTTGTATGTGCCACAAGAGCGGATAGACGCACTGCTCGCCGAAGATACCGCTCGGTACAAGACCGCATTAGAAGAGACAGGCGGCGTGTTCGGTGGCATTGAACCTGTCCACCGGTTCTACGAGGCGTTCCAAGATGCTTTAGAGGCACCGGATGCGGCAGGAGCCGTGGGTCTACAAACCGATGTCTTCCTCACACAGATTAGCCAGAAGTCGAGCCTCCAAAATCTTGGTCTCACGGCACTGACAGGCGGCGGGAGCGTCAAACGCGACGCATGGACGCAAAACTTCTCCGAGATCATCACGGCACTCCAGTCCCCCGACACGCCGGTCACGACGACACCTGACACCGTCCGCCCGATTCCACCCACACCGGGTCGCACTGTCCAATTTCCCGATCCGAACCTACGCGCCGCAATAGCAGACGCACTCGGCAAAGCACCGGGGGACCCGATTACAGTGGCGGAGATAGCAACACTAAAACGCCTTGACGCGAATAACAAGGATATTAGCGATCTAACAGGGCTTGAGTCTGCGATGAACCTCCGTTGGTTAGCTTTCAGTCACAATACAGTTTCGGATCTCTCACCAATAGCAAAATTAACGAACCTCACATTCTTATGGTTTGAAGGAAGCCGTCAAGTATCTGATATATCACCACTTACAAGATTAACGAATCTCGAAAAATTGCATTTTTCAAGTAACAGCGTCTCTGATCTCTCACCGATAAAGGGATTAATAAATCTCACCCACTTAGAGTTTAATTGGACTTCGGTATCCGACCTATCAATACTTGTAGAACTCAGCAATCTTGAATGGTTTAGGATGTGGGGGCACGCAGTATCTGACTTATCTCCTTTAGCGGAATTAACAAAACTGGAGTGGGTAGAAATTTGCGGTGGACGGGTATCAGATCTTACGCCTTTAGCAGGCTTAACGCGTCTGAAAAGATTAGCGATTACCCAAGAACCATTAGTGGATATATCACCTTTGGCAGAACTCACACATTTGGAAAAGTTATACCTTGAGAAAAACGAAATATCGGACATATCATCCCTTGCAAGATTAACAAATTTAAGAGAGCTGCGTCTTCAAAATAACAAAATATTCGACATATCGCCGCTTGCAAGATTAACCAACCTGCAAGAACTCAATTTACAAGACAACTTAATCTCAGATATATCTCCCTTAGCAGGCCTTAATAACTTAGGAAAATTGGATTTGCGGGATAACCCGGTCTCAGATCTTTCTCATTTAGAAGAACTCTTCAAAAACCCAAATATAGAGATATTTACGACTGAAGTCTATTTCACCGATCCGAACCTCCGCGCCGCAATCGCAGAAGAACTCAACAAAACACAGAGAGACCCAATTACCACAGAAGAAATGGCCACTTTGCAATATCTGTTCGCTGGGGACAAGAACATTAGCGATTTAACAGGGCTTGAATTCGCAAAGAATTTAATAGTATTAGGTATCGGTGACAATCCTTTATCAGACCTTTCGCCTCTTGCTTCGCTGACAAAATTGCGCGAGTTACATTTTCATGACACTGAAGTTGCAGACCTTTCGCCTCTATCGGGATTGCTTGAACTTGAAATCATAGATGTCTCAGAAACGCGTATAAGGAGTCTTGCTCCCTTAGCAGGCCTCAAAAATTTACAAAAATTAGACACTGTAGGTGCTGATATTACCGATCTTTCCCCCTTGGCAGGATTGACAAAACTAACGAGACTTCGCCTCTATGCTATCAAAGCAACCGACCTCTCTCCCTTAAAAGGCTTGACAAAACTGAAATGGCTGGGTCTTACGCATAACGACCATATCACTGACTTCTTACCCTTGTCAAGATTAACAGAGTTGAGGCATCTTGATCTGTTCAATACTCATATTGTGGATGTTTCTCCGTTATCAGGATTGGTTAATTTGGAAACGTTGATACTTAGTGAAAACCGAATCGTAGATGTCTCGCCCCTGGCATCTCTGCGTAACCTAAAAACGTTAGAACTTCACGTGAATAACATATCAGACTTCTCACCCTTGGATCCCATACGCGAGACGATAGAAGTCTTCACTTGGTACAGCAACCCGGGGTTTCCACAAGGCGGTCCAAAAATTGCAGGGCCTTGGCTCTGGCTAACCTTGCCAGCAAACAGAGGTGAGGATATCCTTCTTACGGATTACTTAGCAAAAGCATCCAATAGTAAAATTACAGAACAACAGATCGCTACCTTCGGTGCCTTGGACGGAGCTGCTATAGGAGAAAGTGTGTGGTCGGTTGGAACACTTGAGCCTTATAAAGCGGATGGCAAATGGAGCAATGTGAAGAACCTTAAAAGACTATTAGACGCTCAAGGTGCTATTGAACTTAGTGACGGCGAGGATTTTGTTGTCTACGGTTCTATCACTTTGTATGCTCCAAGAACACAGCAGACGAAAATATTCATAGGTGCCAGTGAGCCTCGAAAAGTCTATCTTAATGGCAAGTTAGTTCATGAAGACGATGCAGACCATAACGCCAGATCCTGGGCTTATGATTACCAAACATTTTTTCCGATCACACTGCAACCGGGGAAAAATGTGTTGTTGATAAAACTTGGTGATGAGTGGGATAATGATATATTGTCTCTCTTTTTCGGATTAGAACCTGACACCGAATATAAGATATTCAACCCCAGTGTCGGGTACAGCTTCTCTGATTCTAAAATCCATGTCGGCGATACATTTACCCTTGACCTGAGTGCAGAGAACGTATTTGATTTAGCCGGATGGCAATTTGATATTGCGTTTGATCCAGCAGTGCTTGAAGCCATTGAAGTCAACGAAGGCGATTTTCTCAAGGAAAGCAGCGGAACGACCTTCTTCCAAAAAGGCACCATTGATAACGCGACAGGCAAGATTATCAAACTCAGTTCAGCGAGGCTCAACGAAGATGGTGTTGCCGGCACAGGCACACTACTCTCTGTAACATTCACAGCAAAAGCAGCAGGCGAAACCCGACTATCGCTCAACAACTTCCAATTGGGTTCTGTCACGGGTGAAGCCATCAACGCGGGACCCCACGAATTTGTTTTCACTATAGACGGACAACTCGCGACCGGAGACGTAAACCGAGACGGACAGGTGAGCGTCCTGGATCTGATCCTGGTCTCTCGACACCTCGGTGAAGACGCAGCTGCGAGCCCGCAGGCAGACGTAAACAACGATGGCATTATCAACATCCAAGACCTCATCGTCGTTGCACAACACCTTGGTGAATCAACCGACGCTGCAGCACCTGCCGTTATCACAGCAATAAACAATGGTGAACTAACACCTGCGATAATAGAGACTTGGATAGAAAAAGCCCATCTTGAAAACGACGGGTCGCTTGCCTTCCAACAAGGCATCGCGAATCTTCAACGGCTCTTGGCAGTGTTGATTCCAGAGGAAATGGCTTTACTTGCCAACTACCCAAACCCGTTCAACCCGGAGACATGGATCCCTTACCAGTTAGCGAAGCCGGCAGAGGTGACATTGACCTTCTATGCAGCAAACGGGGCAGTCGTTCGCACATTTGCTTTAGGACATCAAGCTGCGGGGATGTATCACAGCCGGAGTCGTGCGGCTTACTGGGATGGAAGAAACGAGGTAGGTGAACCTGTCGCGAGTGGTGTCTATTTCTACACACTCAGAGCAGGCGATTTCTCTGCAACGCGTAGGATGTTGATACGGAAGTAA
- a CDS encoding leucine-rich repeat domain-containing protein, whose translation MFPDIFKNSSSIGLLAFLGLCAAGSLLYIHYEKHKAKGVDIPDPNLRAAIAEALQKAPEETITRAEMETLHELKAPGMEITNLRGTEFAINLKELTLFNNTISDISPLARLTHLRTLFLSGNFISNISPLANLKNLLILVLPRNSISDISPLANLKNLKKLNCRHNTISDIQTLERLMEQGTVVYFSGNPAFQTLGPQHVVDIPDPNLRAVIAEALSKPPGETITRAEMESEIENVVYLSHIRAQGREITDLRGIEFAIDVFNLHLQHNTISDISPLVYLTNLYILELQHNTISDISPLANLKNLQTLNLGHNTISDIQTLDRLMEQGTVVYFPDNPAFQTPGPQIEDGWIWLILPTIRDEMPGTDIPELDEAPSKHDIFEAHIAVNGASAGTQVTQFGNSVWTPAPLTAADPANLDTIARDIIGSGYDLAIYDLLVYGVVSIHSEKPQRTRMYISGFLVDVWLNGTRVYRNSNYLKGIDYVTAVPVTLNAGENLLFIDAYRHKEIWDSGWGASFGFQNGTVYTTAE comes from the coding sequence ATGTTTCCAGACATTTTCAAAAACAGCAGCTCTATAGGTCTGTTAGCGTTTTTGGGATTGTGTGCTGCAGGTTCTCTGCTTTACATACACTACGAAAAACACAAAGCGAAAGGCGTTGACATCCCGGATCCGAACCTCCGCGCCGCGATTGCCGAAGCACTCCAGAAGGCACCGGAGGAGACCATCACGCGGGCGGAGATGGAAACGTTGCATGAACTTAAGGCACCGGGCATGGAGATTACCAACCTACGCGGCACTGAGTTCGCAATAAACCTCAAAGAGCTGACTCTTTTTAACAACACTATATCAGATATATCGCCCTTGGCACGTCTAACGCACCTGAGAACTCTGTTTCTCAGTGGCAACTTTATCTCGAATATATCGCCGTTAGCAAACCTCAAAAATCTACTTATACTGGTTCTCCCGCGCAACTCGATTTCGGATATATCACCCTTGGCGAACCTCAAAAACCTGAAGAAACTCAATTGCCGTCATAACACGATCTCGGATATTCAAACGCTTGAAAGGCTAATGGAGCAAGGGACAGTTGTCTATTTTTCGGGCAATCCGGCTTTTCAGACCCTCGGACCTCAGCACGTCGTTGACATCCCGGATCCGAACCTACGCGCCGTGATTGCCGAAGCACTCAGTAAGCCACCGGGGGAGACCATCACGCGGGCGGAGATGGAATCGGAGATAGAAAACGTGGTTTACCTATCGCATATTCGGGCACAGGGGAGGGAAATTACCGACCTACGCGGCATCGAATTTGCAATAGACGTATTTAACCTGCATCTCCAGCACAACACGATCTCAGATATATCGCCGTTAGTATACCTCACAAACCTATATATCCTTGAGCTCCAGCACAACACGATCTCGGATATATCACCCTTGGCGAACCTCAAAAACCTGCAGACTCTCAATCTCGGGCACAACACGATCTCGGATATTCAAACGCTTGACAGGCTAATGGAGCAAGGGACAGTTGTCTATTTTCCGGACAATCCGGCTTTTCAGACCCCCGGACCTCAGATAGAGGACGGGTGGATCTGGTTGATTCTGCCAACGATACGAGATGAAATGCCAGGGACGGATATCCCCGAATTAGATGAGGCACCCTCTAAGCACGATATTTTTGAAGCCCATATTGCCGTCAACGGTGCAAGTGCCGGGACGCAAGTGACGCAATTTGGAAACAGCGTTTGGACACCTGCACCACTCACGGCAGCAGATCCAGCCAACCTCGACACTATCGCCCGCGACATTATCGGGAGTGGCTACGACTTGGCGATATACGACCTGCTCGTTTATGGTGTGGTGTCCATCCACTCGGAAAAACCGCAGCGGACGCGGATGTATATCTCTGGATTTCTGGTGGATGTCTGGCTCAACGGGACGAGGGTTTACAGAAATTCCAATTACCTGAAGGGAATCGATTACGTAACGGCTGTGCCTGTCACACTCAATGCCGGTGAGAATCTGCTGTTTATCGACGCTTATCGACACAAAGAGATTTGGGATAGTGGATGGGGTGCGTCTTTCGGATTTCAGAACGGCACGGTCTATACAACTGCTGAGTGA
- a CDS encoding leucine-rich repeat domain-containing protein: MFPDIFKNSSSIGLLAFLGLCAAGFLLYMHHQKHKGNEIPEISVHYEGEGDTSGVVDHVVDIPDPNLRAAIAEALQKAPEETITRTEMETLAELRALGGVFGELQGSGGEWILDAEFGGFEAQGTAITDLCGLEFAINLKYLYLWSNNITDISPVVSLTHLRTLSLGINAISDISPLANRTTPLLMLELNGNKISDISALANLDVGMLSLAGNAISDISPLAGLTHLRSLHLQHNTISDISPLANLKNLQTLDLRHNTISDIQTLERLIEQGTVIYFSGNPIFQTPGTQIEDGWVWLIVPATNVNHGSDAAHSGRDFLKEVSDGAVKETDVAVKGATAETQFGNSVWTPAPLTAADPDNLNAIVNDYNLETDSDDPLVVYGVVSIQSKTPQQTRVYISGCTVQVWLNGTRVYRNSNYLKGIDYVTAVPVTLNAGENLLFINAYRDTINSRWGASFGFQDGTVYTTAK; encoded by the coding sequence ATGTTTCCAGACATTTTCAAAAACAGCAGCTCTATAGGTCTGTTAGCGTTTTTGGGATTGTGTGCTGCAGGTTTTCTGCTTTACATGCATCACCAAAAACACAAAGGGAACGAGATACCGGAGATATCAGTCCACTATGAAGGCGAGGGGGATACCTCAGGAGTCGTTGACCACGTCGTTGACATCCCGGATCCGAACCTCCGCGCCGCGATTGCCGAAGCACTCCAGAAGGCACCGGAGGAGACCATCACGCGGACGGAGATGGAAACGTTGGCTGAACTTCGGGCTCTGGGCGGGGTGTTCGGTGAACTTCAGGGATCGGGCGGGGAGTGGATACTGGACGCGGAGTTCGGTGGGTTTGAGGCACAGGGCACAGCGATTACCGACTTATGCGGACTTGAGTTCGCAATAAACCTCAAATATCTGTACCTCTGGTCCAACAACATCACGGATATATCGCCAGTGGTAAGTCTAACGCACCTGAGAACGTTGTCTCTCGGCATCAACGCGATCTCGGATATATCGCCCTTGGCAAACCGCACAACCCCATTGCTCATGCTGGAACTCAATGGAAACAAGATCTCAGATATATCAGCGTTGGCAAACCTCGACGTGGGTATGCTGTCTCTCGCTGGCAACGCGATCTCGGATATATCACCCTTGGCAGGTCTAACGCACCTAAGAAGTTTGCATCTCCAGCACAACACGATCTCAGATATATCGCCCTTGGCGAACCTCAAAAACCTGCAGACTCTCGATCTCCGGCACAACACGATCTCGGATATTCAAACGCTTGAAAGGCTTATAGAGCAAGGAACAGTTATCTATTTTTCGGGGAATCCTATTTTTCAGACCCCCGGGACTCAGATAGAAGACGGGTGGGTCTGGCTTATTGTGCCAGCAACGAATGTAAACCATGGTTCCGATGCGGCGCACTCTGGGCGAGATTTTCTTAAAGAAGTTAGTGATGGAGCGGTGAAAGAAACCGATGTTGCCGTCAAGGGTGCGACTGCCGAGACGCAATTTGGAAACAGCGTCTGGACACCTGCACCACTCACGGCAGCGGATCCAGACAATCTTAACGCCATCGTGAATGACTACAACTTGGAGACAGATAGCGACGACCCCCTGGTCGTCTATGGTGTGGTGTCTATCCAGTCGAAAACCCCGCAGCAGACGCGGGTGTATATCTCTGGATGTACTGTCCAGGTCTGGCTCAACGGGACGAGGGTTTACAGAAATTCCAATTACCTGAAGGGAATCGATTACGTAACGGCTGTGCCTGTCACACTCAATGCCGGTGAGAATCTGCTGTTTATCAACGCTTATCGAGACACCATAAACAGTCGCTGGGGTGCGTCTTTCGGATTTCAGGACGGCACGGTCTATACAACTGCCAAGTGA